One region of Vallitalea okinawensis genomic DNA includes:
- the radA gene encoding DNA repair protein RadA yields MAKTKNIYFCQECGHESPKWMGQCPGCKSWNSFVEETVVKSKNPVSRNNETKRNRPTKINEIKIQEENRVTTGIGELDRVLGGGVVRGGLTLVGGDPGIGKSTLLLQMCEFIGRQNKKVLYASGEESETQIKLRGDRLGITTDNLLLFAETSLESIESVIKEMMPDMVIIDSIQTIYSESITSAPGSVSQVREGTAILMRLAKQLGVSIFIVGHVTKEGAIAGPRVLEHMVDTVLYFEGERHASYRVLRAVKNRFGSTNEIGVFEMRDVGLVEVTNPSEMMLSGRPENEAGSVVTCSIEGTRPMLIEVQALVSPTNFGMPRRTATGTDYNRVVLLMAVLEKKIGMQLVSYDSYVNIAGGIKTTEPALDLGIVAAIASSFRSTPISNKLIACGEVGLTGEVRAVSMVEKRITEAAKMGFEHIIVPKANLKGLNKIEGIHVHGVENVSDALSILWNV; encoded by the coding sequence TTGGCTAAAACAAAGAATATATATTTCTGTCAGGAATGTGGGCATGAATCCCCTAAATGGATGGGGCAATGTCCAGGGTGTAAAAGTTGGAACAGTTTTGTTGAAGAAACTGTTGTAAAATCCAAAAATCCAGTGAGCAGAAACAATGAAACTAAGAGAAATAGACCAACGAAGATCAATGAAATTAAGATCCAAGAAGAGAATCGTGTAACAACAGGAATCGGTGAATTAGATCGTGTACTGGGTGGAGGCGTTGTTAGAGGGGGATTAACTCTAGTTGGTGGAGATCCTGGTATTGGTAAATCCACGTTATTGCTTCAAATGTGCGAGTTTATCGGTAGACAAAATAAAAAGGTACTCTATGCATCTGGTGAGGAATCAGAAACGCAGATTAAATTAAGAGGTGATCGTTTAGGGATTACAACAGATAATCTACTGCTTTTTGCTGAAACATCCCTTGAAAGTATTGAGTCTGTTATTAAAGAGATGATGCCAGACATGGTTATCATCGATTCCATACAAACCATCTACAGCGAATCCATTACATCTGCACCTGGTAGTGTGAGTCAAGTTAGAGAAGGTACTGCCATACTCATGCGTTTGGCTAAGCAATTGGGAGTGTCTATCTTTATTGTTGGACATGTAACGAAGGAAGGTGCTATTGCTGGTCCTAGAGTTCTTGAGCATATGGTTGATACAGTACTTTATTTTGAGGGTGAACGCCATGCTTCTTATCGTGTGTTAAGAGCAGTAAAAAATCGTTTTGGTTCCACTAATGAAATTGGTGTTTTTGAGATGAGAGATGTAGGTTTAGTAGAAGTAACAAATCCTTCAGAAATGATGCTATCTGGTAGACCAGAAAATGAGGCAGGCTCTGTTGTAACATGTAGTATTGAAGGTACCAGACCTATGTTGATTGAAGTGCAAGCATTAGTTAGTCCAACTAATTTTGGTATGCCAAGGAGAACGGCAACAGGAACAGATTATAATCGAGTAGTACTTCTTATGGCTGTTCTTGAAAAGAAAATTGGTATGCAACTTGTTAGTTACGATAGCTATGTTAACATTGCAGGTGGTATCAAGACCACGGAGCCAGCTCTAGATCTAGGCATAGTTGCAGCTATAGCATCAAGTTTTAGAAGTACACCCATTTCAAATAAATTAATAGCTTGCGGAGAGGTAGGTCTTACTGGCGAGGTTAGAGCTGTATCGATGGTTGAGAAACGAATCACCGAAGCCGCTAAAATGGGATTTGAACATATTATCGTGCCAAAAGCTAACCTAAAAGGACTTAATAAAATTGAAGGAATACATGTACACGGAGTTGAGAATGTCTCCGATGCATTGAGTATTTTGTGGAATGTTTAG
- a CDS encoding SIMPL domain-containing protein, producing the protein MYRGFVPRVTKAKEISVKGYGTRTVKSDMVILAFNLISEAQDPYKAQQENEQFIQIFLDTLNEYGIKDEDIFYTSNELTPVYDANNEVIRYIASSIFKISFYDLEYLSEFLYNLRNIEVEVEDVLFTVKDSTKLWNETLADAVSNAYDRAKAVADRLGVKIEEVPQKVTEITDVNQVIEELQKHVIKEFASLAEGFTTNYSVVEAEFTIIEE; encoded by the coding sequence ATGTACCGAGGATTTGTTCCAAGGGTCACGAAGGCAAAAGAAATAAGTGTTAAGGGGTATGGAACAAGGACAGTTAAATCAGACATGGTTATTTTAGCTTTTAATCTAATATCAGAAGCCCAAGATCCTTATAAAGCACAGCAAGAGAATGAACAATTTATTCAAATATTCTTGGACACTCTTAACGAGTACGGTATTAAAGACGAAGATATCTTTTATACAAGTAATGAGTTAACTCCTGTTTATGATGCTAATAATGAAGTCATAAGATATATAGCATCAAGTATTTTTAAGATATCCTTCTATGATTTAGAGTATCTGAGCGAATTTCTCTATAATTTAAGAAACATAGAAGTTGAGGTTGAGGATGTATTGTTTACGGTAAAAGATAGTACAAAATTATGGAATGAAACATTAGCGGATGCAGTCTCTAATGCTTATGATAGGGCAAAAGCGGTTGCAGACAGATTAGGAGTGAAAATTGAGGAGGTACCGCAGAAAGTAACTGAAATTACTGATGTAAATCAGGTCATTGAAGAGCTACAAAAGCATGTCATAAAGGAGTTTGCTTCATTGGCAGAAGGTTTTACAACAAATTACTCAGTTGTTGAAGCAGAATTTACAATCATAGAGGAATAG
- a CDS encoding SIMPL domain-containing protein: MYPMMYRNIVRKENKAKEITVIGVGIKFIKSDMVIVGFDLITEATDPIQAQIENDKLIERITATLKEYGIRSEDIFSSINKITPIIDEQDNIIGFKSSTIFRIIFYDQQVLSELLYNIRSEDIVVKDTFFTLKDPMLHWNEALEEAVANAYIRASAVAKEMDVVINGTAQDIIEVTDPGDVFPRIYDKKYAAEDDEGFIPLYASVKAKFLIIEESPQS; encoded by the coding sequence ATGTATCCAATGATGTATCGCAACATAGTAAGGAAAGAAAATAAAGCAAAAGAAATAACGGTTATAGGTGTGGGAATTAAATTTATCAAGTCAGATATGGTTATTGTGGGATTTGATTTAATCACAGAAGCTACTGATCCTATTCAAGCTCAAATAGAGAACGATAAATTGATTGAAAGAATTACGGCTACTCTTAAAGAGTACGGTATAAGAAGTGAAGATATATTTTCATCGATTAATAAGATTACACCAATCATAGACGAACAAGACAATATCATTGGGTTTAAATCTTCTACGATTTTTAGAATAATTTTTTATGACCAACAAGTTCTAAGTGAATTATTATATAATATACGATCCGAAGATATCGTCGTTAAGGATACATTCTTTACACTGAAGGATCCCATGCTTCACTGGAATGAAGCTCTAGAAGAAGCTGTAGCCAATGCTTATATCAGAGCATCTGCTGTAGCTAAAGAAATGGATGTTGTGATAAATGGTACGGCTCAAGATATAATAGAAGTCACAGATCCAGGTGATGTTTTTCCAAGAATATATGATAAGAAGTATGCTGCTGAGGATGATGAAGGATTTATTCCCTTATATGCTTCAGTTAAAGCTAAGTTTCTAATTATTGAAGAATCACCTCAATCATGA
- a CDS encoding SIMPL domain-containing protein, with product MYYNMYRDLVPRIKKKKTINVIGVGTKIVKSDMAVLIFDMVTESIDPFQALENSGRQIEEANSTLKQFGIKEEDIFYTRDELMPSYDQSDEIITYKASTIYRVLFYDMQLLSEILFNVKGAKGRVTEVIFTVKDPVKYYNEALDLAVSDALVKATKIAEEMGIIIDDTPQNITETTNVHDLLMGVSHQHVEDTPKFMEGFITFFATVEAEFLELE from the coding sequence ATGTATTATAATATGTATCGAGATCTGGTACCAAGAATAAAGAAAAAAAAGACCATTAATGTGATTGGTGTTGGTACCAAAATTGTGAAATCAGATATGGCAGTTCTGATTTTTGATATGGTTACCGAAAGCATAGATCCTTTTCAAGCATTAGAGAATAGTGGCAGACAAATAGAAGAAGCCAATAGTACATTGAAGCAATTTGGTATTAAAGAGGAGGATATCTTCTATACAAGAGATGAATTAATGCCTAGCTATGATCAAAGTGATGAAATAATCACATACAAAGCATCCACAATATATAGGGTACTTTTCTATGATATGCAATTACTGAGTGAAATATTGTTTAATGTAAAAGGGGCTAAAGGTAGAGTTACTGAAGTGATTTTTACAGTTAAGGATCCTGTCAAGTATTATAATGAAGCACTTGACTTAGCGGTATCCGATGCTTTAGTAAAAGCAACAAAAATAGCAGAGGAAATGGGGATTATAATTGATGATACACCTCAAAATATAACTGAGACCACAAATGTACATGATTTACTCATGGGTGTATCCCATCAACATGTAGAAGATACACCTAAGTTTATGGAGGGATTTATCACTTTTTTTGCCACTGTGGAGGCCGAATTTCTTGAATTAGAGTAA
- a CDS encoding SIMPL domain-containing protein translates to MGKSINVVGTGTNIAKLNKMILLFDIVNYNEDPLEAKNSNEVLIEAAKDYLNNFGIQEKDIDYSRNELAAIYDKSGLIDTFKAATNFKIQFYDLQVLAEFLYNIEGRHVIVKDIIFTLKDPIYYYDLALKNAVTNADNKASVIANKLGVYIEATAQELTEMTDAYDQTPWISGSNNNLDPKTVESTITFYATVKAKYLVVD, encoded by the coding sequence ATGGGGAAAAGCATAAATGTAGTAGGGACAGGAACAAATATAGCTAAGCTTAACAAGATGATTCTTTTGTTTGATATAGTAAATTATAATGAAGATCCTTTAGAAGCTAAGAATTCTAATGAGGTGTTGATTGAAGCTGCTAAAGATTATCTCAACAATTTCGGTATACAAGAGAAGGATATTGATTATTCAAGAAATGAGTTAGCAGCAATATATGATAAAAGTGGTCTGATAGATACCTTTAAGGCTGCGACAAATTTTAAAATCCAGTTTTACGACTTACAAGTATTAGCTGAATTTCTTTATAACATAGAAGGTAGACACGTTATTGTTAAAGATATCATTTTTACACTTAAAGATCCAATTTATTACTATGATTTGGCACTCAAAAATGCAGTCACTAATGCAGATAATAAAGCGTCTGTCATAGCGAATAAATTGGGAGTATACATAGAAGCAACTGCTCAGGAATTAACTGAGATGACAGATGCTTATGATCAAACACCATGGATATCGGGAAGTAATAATAACCTTGATCCAAAAACAGTAGAGTCAACCATTACTTTTTATGCAACAGTAAAAGCTAAATACCTGGTTGTCGACTAA
- a CDS encoding endosialidase: MSIIQELIRVEEDRTLSFGNYLLDEKKKVEDFEVEGDLYKVKTFYEITKLEKNGILVYESVPGTTVHGFKLSEAGVDFSVEGNKNSSITVELEPEQPYKIFIDDVQVDKVKSNLSGKVTFSVNESLSPKKIKIDRI; the protein is encoded by the coding sequence ATGTCAATTATTCAGGAATTAATTAGAGTAGAAGAAGACAGAACTCTTAGCTTTGGAAATTATTTATTAGATGAAAAAAAGAAAGTAGAAGATTTTGAAGTTGAAGGCGATTTATATAAAGTAAAAACTTTTTATGAGATCACTAAATTAGAAAAGAACGGTATCTTGGTTTATGAATCTGTTCCAGGTACAACAGTTCATGGATTCAAATTATCAGAAGCAGGTGTTGACTTTAGTGTTGAAGGTAATAAAAATTCTAGCATTACAGTGGAGTTAGAGCCTGAACAACCTTATAAAATTTTCATTGATGATGTTCAAGTAGATAAAGTGAAATCCAATCTTTCTGGTAAAGTAACTTTTAGTGTTAATGAAAGTTTATCACCTAAAAAAATAAAGATTGATAGAATATAA
- a CDS encoding ATP-dependent Clp protease ATP-binding subunit, whose product MMARFTKQAQKAIALSQESAANFGQGYVGTEHILLGLIREGEGVAARALKDQGISEEVLSDKISNIGVQNQGSTIDKQDFTPRAKRILENSLREAIKMNTNYIGTEHILLALLREGDSIAVRLLTALGVNSQKLYQEILEILGEVSGNPNINKGKQKKDKTSSTPTLDQFSRDLTQMAEQQKFDPIIGRDKEIERVIQILSRRTKNNPCLIGEPGVGKTAIAEGLAQKIIEGNVPETIKEKRVVALDLSSMVAGSKYRGEFEDRIKKAIEEIRHSGNVILFIDELHTIVGAGAAEGAIDASNILKPSLARGELQLIGATTLEEYRKYIEKDSALERRFQPVKVEEPTEEEAIDILRGLKDKYEAHHSVHITDEALIASVKLSNRYITDRYLPDKAIDLIDEAASKVRLRTYTAPPNIKELEIRLEELEKEKEVAIKTEEYEKAGLIKGKQNEIKKQLEKEKLEWEQNNSKSNQIVNEEEIADIVASWTGIPVKKLAEEESERLKNMEKILHERVVGQDEAVVAVSKAIRRGRVGLKDPKRPTGSFLFLGPTGVGKTELCKALSEALFGDEDALIRVDMSEYMEKHSVSKLIGSPPGYVGYDEGGQFSEKVRRKPYSVILFDEVEKAHPDVFNILLQVLDDGHITDAQGRRVDFKNTVIIMTSNVGARNIVEPKTLGFVSERDEKREYKDMKKNVMDEVKRLFRPEFLNRIDELIVFHPLTKENIQEIVDILFKQLAKRVQQNLGIQLELTEKAQEFLADEGFDKVYGARPLKRAMQAQIEDQLAERILDGEVREGQRVRIGIRNGRLIFNVKGLDV is encoded by the coding sequence ATGATGGCAAGATTTACAAAACAAGCTCAGAAGGCAATTGCTTTGTCGCAAGAATCGGCTGCAAATTTTGGGCAAGGTTATGTAGGTACTGAACATATATTGTTAGGACTTATAAGAGAAGGAGAAGGTGTTGCAGCACGAGCTCTTAAAGACCAAGGGATATCAGAAGAAGTTTTATCAGATAAAATTAGTAATATAGGTGTGCAAAATCAAGGAAGTACAATTGATAAACAAGATTTTACACCTCGAGCTAAACGGATTTTAGAAAACAGCTTGAGAGAAGCCATTAAGATGAACACTAACTATATTGGTACTGAACATATATTATTAGCTCTTTTGCGTGAAGGTGATAGTATAGCAGTACGTTTATTAACAGCTTTGGGAGTTAATTCTCAAAAGTTGTATCAAGAAATCTTAGAGATTTTAGGTGAAGTTTCAGGTAACCCCAACATAAATAAAGGTAAGCAAAAGAAAGATAAGACTAGTTCTACGCCAACACTGGATCAATTTAGCCGTGATTTAACTCAGATGGCGGAACAACAAAAATTTGATCCTATCATTGGTCGCGATAAAGAGATTGAGCGTGTTATTCAAATTTTAAGTAGACGTACTAAGAATAATCCTTGCTTAATTGGTGAACCAGGTGTAGGTAAGACGGCCATAGCTGAAGGGTTAGCTCAAAAGATTATTGAAGGAAATGTACCTGAGACCATAAAAGAGAAGAGAGTTGTAGCTCTCGATCTATCATCCATGGTAGCAGGCTCTAAGTATCGTGGTGAGTTTGAAGATCGTATCAAAAAAGCTATAGAAGAGATAAGACATTCAGGCAATGTTATTCTTTTCATAGATGAATTGCATACGATTGTTGGTGCTGGTGCTGCAGAAGGTGCTATTGATGCTTCTAATATTTTGAAACCATCTCTTGCAAGAGGGGAACTACAACTTATTGGTGCTACTACATTAGAAGAATATCGTAAGTATATTGAGAAAGATTCAGCATTAGAAAGACGTTTCCAACCTGTTAAAGTAGAAGAACCAACAGAAGAAGAGGCAATCGATATATTAAGAGGTTTAAAAGATAAATATGAAGCTCATCATAGTGTACACATAACGGATGAAGCACTTATCGCATCAGTTAAGTTGTCTAATCGTTATATTACTGATCGCTATTTACCTGATAAAGCTATTGACTTAATCGACGAAGCAGCCTCCAAAGTACGCCTTAGGACGTATACGGCACCACCTAATATAAAAGAATTAGAGATACGCCTTGAAGAATTGGAAAAAGAAAAAGAGGTCGCCATCAAAACAGAAGAATATGAGAAGGCAGGACTCATTAAAGGAAAACAAAATGAAATTAAAAAACAACTGGAAAAAGAAAAATTAGAATGGGAGCAAAATAATTCCAAATCTAATCAGATTGTTAATGAAGAAGAAATTGCGGATATCGTTGCAAGTTGGACCGGTATTCCAGTGAAGAAATTAGCTGAAGAAGAAAGCGAGCGCCTTAAAAACATGGAGAAAATCTTACATGAGAGGGTGGTAGGTCAAGATGAAGCTGTTGTAGCAGTATCTAAGGCCATACGTCGTGGTCGAGTAGGGTTAAAAGATCCAAAACGACCAACAGGTTCATTTCTATTTTTAGGACCAACAGGTGTAGGTAAAACCGAATTATGTAAAGCTTTATCAGAAGCCTTGTTTGGTGATGAAGATGCTCTCATTCGAGTGGATATGTCTGAATACATGGAAAAACACAGTGTATCCAAACTCATAGGATCACCTCCAGGTTATGTTGGTTATGATGAAGGTGGGCAATTCAGTGAAAAAGTTCGTAGAAAGCCTTACTCAGTCATCCTCTTTGATGAAGTTGAAAAAGCTCATCCAGATGTTTTCAATATTCTTTTACAAGTATTGGATGATGGACATATCACCGATGCACAAGGGAGAAGGGTTGACTTTAAGAATACAGTTATTATCATGACTTCGAATGTTGGAGCAAGGAACATTGTGGAGCCTAAGACTTTAGGATTTGTCAGTGAGCGAGATGAAAAAAGAGAATACAAAGACATGAAAAAAAATGTAATGGATGAAGTTAAACGACTTTTTAGACCAGAATTCTTAAATCGAATAGATGAACTCATTGTTTTCCATCCTTTAACCAAGGAAAATATTCAAGAAATTGTAGATATCTTATTCAAACAATTGGCTAAACGTGTACAGCAAAATTTAGGTATACAACTTGAATTAACAGAAAAGGCACAGGAATTTTTGGCTGATGAAGGATTTGATAAAGTATACGGTGCAAGGCCATTAAAAAGGGCTATGCAAGCTCAAATTGAAGATCAGTTAGCAGAACGCATTCTAGATGGTGAGGTACGAGAAGGACAACGTGTTCGAATAGGTATTCGAAATGGTCGTTTAATCTTCAATGTAAAAGGATTAGATGTATAA
- a CDS encoding protein arginine kinase, with product MSNINKNDDVIITTRIRLARNIQKYPFPNRMSDISAEQMMDEIKEVIMGASSPISEHFEFYNLRELTMNEKLALLEERLISPELLKKQIPCGVILYRDLGLSVMINEEDHVRIQCITDGMNMPGAYELANRIDDLIEEKINYAYNEKYGYLTACPTNVGTGLRASYMLHVPALEAYGQLSIILQAIGKFGITVRGMYGEGTEAYGSIFQISNQITLGETEMNIIHNLNNITSQIIEQERRVRQKLIKEDQLEFEDKIFRSYGVLSHARKITAKEAMSLLSDVKVGLELGVLKMDKSGLDIYNLMTRIQPANLQKLAGRELNSNERDIKRAILIREKLPLLTNG from the coding sequence ATGAGTAATATAAATAAAAACGACGATGTGATTATAACTACTCGTATTCGTTTAGCTAGAAATATTCAAAAATATCCTTTTCCTAATCGTATGTCAGATATATCGGCTGAACAAATGATGGATGAAATTAAAGAAGTCATTATGGGAGCTTCATCACCTATCTCTGAACATTTCGAGTTTTACAACTTGAGAGAGTTGACCATGAATGAGAAGTTAGCTCTTTTAGAAGAGCGCTTGATTTCACCTGAATTATTAAAAAAGCAAATTCCATGTGGAGTCATACTATATAGAGATTTAGGGTTAAGTGTCATGATTAATGAAGAGGATCATGTACGAATACAATGCATTACTGATGGTATGAACATGCCAGGGGCATATGAATTGGCTAATCGAATTGATGATCTTATTGAAGAAAAGATCAATTATGCGTATAATGAAAAATATGGTTATTTAACAGCTTGTCCAACCAATGTCGGTACAGGATTGAGAGCTTCTTATATGCTTCATGTACCAGCACTTGAGGCATATGGTCAGCTTTCGATTATTTTGCAGGCAATTGGTAAATTTGGTATTACTGTAAGAGGTATGTATGGTGAAGGTACTGAAGCTTATGGAAGTATTTTTCAGATATCTAATCAGATTACTCTTGGTGAAACCGAGATGAATATTATACACAATTTGAATAACATTACCAGTCAAATTATTGAACAAGAACGAAGGGTGCGTCAAAAATTAATTAAAGAAGATCAACTAGAATTTGAAGATAAGATCTTTCGTTCATATGGTGTTTTAAGCCATGCGAGAAAGATAACAGCAAAAGAGGCAATGAGTTTGTTATCTGATGTAAAAGTTGGCTTAGAACTAGGTGTTTTAAAAATGGATAAAAGTGGTTTAGATATTTACAATTTAATGACTCGAATACAACCTGCAAATTTACAAAAACTAGCTGGGAGAGAGTTGAACTCCAATGAAAGAGACATAAAAAGAGCGATACTTATACGAGAAAAATTACCTTTATTGACTAATGGGTAG
- a CDS encoding UvrB/UvrC motif-containing protein: MKCDRCKVNPATIQVKTIQDGNKVDMYLCQQCAAETGHSTMNNPFEDFFKSLLDLSKENQKSKVKAEVICPMCNMTYKDFRKIGKVGCANCYRVFDDEINYVLKRIHGSTGHVGKIPEIAGETIKRKREINRLKEALKKAIETEAYEDAVELRDQIKALEKEE, from the coding sequence GTGAAATGCGATCGATGTAAAGTTAATCCGGCAACAATTCAAGTAAAGACCATCCAAGATGGCAATAAAGTGGATATGTATTTATGTCAACAATGTGCAGCTGAGACAGGACATTCGACTATGAATAATCCCTTTGAAGATTTTTTCAAAAGTTTATTAGATTTATCTAAAGAAAATCAAAAATCTAAAGTAAAGGCTGAAGTTATATGTCCTATGTGCAATATGACATACAAAGATTTTCGAAAAATTGGTAAAGTAGGCTGTGCCAATTGCTATCGTGTTTTTGATGATGAGATAAATTATGTATTGAAACGTATTCATGGCAGTACAGGACATGTAGGTAAGATTCCTGAAATAGCAGGAGAAACCATCAAAAGAAAAAGGGAGATCAATCGCTTGAAAGAAGCTCTTAAAAAAGCTATTGAGACAGAAGCTTATGAGGATGCAGTTGAATTAAGGGATCAAATCAAAGCCTTGGAAAAGGAGGAATAA
- a CDS encoding MarR family winged helix-turn-helix transcriptional regulator: protein MEFNQVLDELTTIMSDIIKFHKEKLMSKEELSSITYGQFHFIHHISMMDQPTVTKLAQATNLTKPTVTIAINKLIKSGHVRKIKSELDGRVYFLELTDKAKKIGEAEMNAFDDIIDRMQQKLSEEEYNTLEKTLRKLLD, encoded by the coding sequence ATGGAATTTAATCAGGTTTTGGATGAGTTAACAACCATTATGTCGGATATAATCAAATTTCATAAAGAGAAGTTGATGTCAAAAGAAGAACTAAGCAGTATCACTTATGGTCAGTTTCATTTTATACATCATATCAGTATGATGGATCAACCTACTGTCACAAAGTTAGCTCAAGCCACTAATCTAACAAAGCCTACTGTTACAATTGCTATTAATAAGCTGATCAAGTCTGGACATGTAAGAAAGATAAAATCTGAATTAGATGGAAGAGTCTATTTTTTAGAGTTAACGGACAAAGCTAAAAAAATTGGAGAAGCTGAAATGAATGCTTTCGATGACATAATTGATCGTATGCAACAAAAGCTGTCAGAGGAAGAATACAATACCTTAGAAAAAACATTAAGAAAATTATTGGATTAA
- a CDS encoding MFS transporter has translation MNFKVLKNKNFLFYLIGNNTSIFGDIMLTTAFSLYVLVLTQSALQFSSVMAVSFIPRIFLSPFAGIAVDRMKKKHLIIVLDIIRALLLLTLFMIALTSGIKLYMIYVVIIFFAICDTLFGPAITTIFPLILEKALISEANAMSRTITNIISVVSPLAGSILFGVYGLPIILLVDGLTFFFSAVFEYFMVFEDHVKTGHLNIGKDIKEGIAVILHDTQLKSLVINGNLTHLFLFPFMEVCVIYLLVMVFRAPEYHYGIVRSCISAGAIIAGFLALYYRSRRTVAQNINYGIIGMICAVGVFSLLAIPVFSSFIAGHFWSPVAYLSAASFIMFLSFDFYGVFFCSFYQTEVSQDKLGRFTSILIMTFSLSRIIGMFAYGYLIENDQLLLVFGLLLVGMILKLAVHVPFMRHESRLASQEEIGH, from the coding sequence ATGAATTTTAAAGTGTTAAAGAATAAGAATTTTTTATTTTATCTTATAGGAAACAATACTTCAATATTTGGAGATATCATGTTGACTACTGCTTTCTCTCTCTATGTTCTTGTCTTGACGCAGTCAGCATTGCAATTCAGTAGCGTTATGGCGGTATCATTTATTCCAAGGATTTTCTTATCACCTTTTGCAGGGATTGCTGTAGACCGAATGAAAAAAAAGCATCTAATCATTGTATTGGATATTATAAGAGCTCTATTGTTGTTAACCCTCTTTATGATAGCTCTTACATCAGGGATAAAGCTTTATATGATCTATGTGGTCATCATTTTTTTCGCCATATGCGATACCTTATTTGGACCAGCCATTACAACGATATTTCCATTAATATTGGAGAAAGCACTGATTTCTGAGGCTAATGCCATGAGTCGTACCATTACTAATATTATAAGTGTGGTGAGTCCTCTAGCTGGTAGTATTCTGTTCGGGGTATATGGATTACCAATTATTCTATTAGTTGATGGCCTTACTTTTTTCTTTTCAGCTGTTTTTGAATATTTTATGGTCTTTGAAGATCATGTTAAAACAGGTCATTTAAATATCGGAAAAGATATAAAAGAAGGGATAGCAGTTATACTACATGATACTCAGTTAAAATCATTAGTCATTAATGGTAACTTGACTCATTTATTTCTATTTCCATTCATGGAGGTTTGTGTTATTTATTTGTTGGTGATGGTTTTTAGAGCACCAGAATATCACTATGGTATTGTAAGAAGCTGTATCTCGGCAGGGGCTATTATTGCTGGCTTCCTAGCTCTTTATTACAGAAGTCGCCGTACAGTTGCTCAAAATATTAACTATGGTATTATAGGAATGATTTGTGCTGTAGGCGTGTTTAGCTTGTTAGCTATTCCAGTCTTTAGCAGTTTTATTGCGGGGCACTTCTGGTCACCTGTAGCCTATCTATCAGCAGCTAGTTTTATTATGTTTTTATCCTTTGATTTTTATGGCGTCTTTTTCTGTAGTTTCTATCAAACGGAAGTTTCACAGGATAAACTAGGAAGATTTACATCCATTTTGATTATGACTTTTTCATTATCTCGTATAATAGGGATGTTTGCTTATGGTTATCTGATTGAGAATGATCAGCTTTTATTGGTTTTTGGATTATTATTAGTTGGGATGATCTTAAAGTTAGCTGTACATGTTCCATTTATGCGACATGAATCACGATTAGCATCTCAAGAAGAGATAGGTCATTAG
- a CDS encoding CGGC domain-containing protein, which produces MKVGLIRCMQTEDMCPATTCFKAMKNKKCAFDGVEEDIEVIGVTTCGGCPGKKAVTRAEMMVKRGADTIVLASCITKGNPIGIPCPNVEQMKTAIKNRIGNDIRIIDYTH; this is translated from the coding sequence ATGAAAGTAGGCTTAATTCGTTGTATGCAGACTGAAGATATGTGTCCTGCTACAACTTGCTTTAAAGCAATGAAGAATAAAAAGTGTGCATTTGATGGAGTAGAAGAAGATATAGAAGTAATAGGGGTGACTACATGTGGTGGATGCCCTGGGAAGAAAGCAGTTACAAGAGCAGAAATGATGGTGAAAAGAGGAGCTGATACAATTGTACTAGCTTCATGTATTACTAAAGGAAACCCTATTGGAATTCCTTGTCCAAATGTAGAGCAAATGAAAACAGCAATTAAAAATAGAATCGGTAATGATATTAGAATTATTGATTATACACATTAA